The nucleotide sequence CATGTCGATCATGCTGTTCGTCGGCACCGCCGCGAACTTCCTGATCCCGCTCTACATGCAGGTCGTGCAGGGCCTGACGGGCATGCAGACGTCGTTCTCGATCATCCCCTACACCATCTCGATCTTCCTGGCGTCGACGTTCGTCGCCTACCTCTACAAGAAGTTCCCGCCCCGCGTGCTCGCGGCGGCCGGCTTCGTCGTCGTGGCGTTCGCCCTGACGCTGATCGCCTTCACGATCCGCGGCGAGTGGGGCCAGGCGTTCATCGTGATCGGCCTGGTGCTGCTCGGCCTCGGTCAGGGCTCGATCGTCGCGCTGGTGTTCAACACGCTGCTGTCGGCCGCACCGAAGCAGCTCGCGGGCGACGTCGGCGCCTGGCGCGGCCTGGTGCACAACCTGTCCGGCTCGGTCGGCATCGCCGTGGCAAGCGCGTTCGCCGTCGGGCTGCTCGCCTCGACGCTGGCCGCCTCGGCCGTCGAGCACCCGGAGATCTCGGATCAGCTGATCAGCGAGGTCCGCATCAGCGAGGCCGACTTCCTGACGAACCCGCAGCTCGAGGCCGTCCTCGAGTCGACGAGCGCCTCCGAGTCCGAGGTCGCCGCCGCGATCGCGATCAACGAGGACGCCCGCCTGCGCTCCCTGCAGATCTCGCTCCTCGGCCTGGCCATGCTCGCCCTGCTGGCCATCGTCCCCGCGACCAGGATGCCCGGCCGCATCGACGGCGAGCTGCCCGAGCAGCTCGAACCCGACAACAACGACGACATCGACGACACCGTGCCGCTCAACCCCGCGGCCGTGACCGAGGAGGAACTGGCATGACCCGCAGCCCCAACAAGCTCATCCCCGCCGACTTCGCCGTGCTGCCCGGCCTCGACGCGCTCGAGGCCATCAGCCTCACGGCGGGGTCACCCGCGGCCGACGCCGAGGCGGTCGGCTACACCGTCTTCGCCGACGGTGACGTGCCCGCCGCACTCGGCCTCGACCGCGGCGCGCTGACTCGCGCGGGGTTCGACGCAGCCGTCGGGAAGACGCTCATCATCCCGACCGGCGACGGGCCGGAGCTCGTCGCGGTGGGCGCCGGCGCGGCAGCCGACCTCGACAGCGCCAAGCTCCGCGACCTCGCCGCCGCGTTCGTGCGCGCCGCCTCGCGCGTCGGCACCCTCGGCCTGGTCGTCGGCGCCGTCCCCGTCGCCGGGGTGTCCGCCGCGGCCGCGATCGCCGAGGGCGCCGCACTGGCCCGCTACCGCTACACCGTGCTCAAGTCCGACCCGAAGCACGTCCCGTTGGCCTCCCTCACCGTCGCGATCGACGGCGCGTCCGCCGACGACGTCACCTCCGGTCTGAAGGCCGGGCTGCTGGGCGCGAGGGCCGGCGTCGTCGCGCGCGACGTGACGAACACGCCCCCCGGCCACCTGACCGCCGTCGACCTCGCCGACATCTCCGAGGCGCTGGGCGAGCGGTTCGGCTTCGACGTCGAGACCTTCGACAAGGCCGCGCTCATCGAGCTCGGCTGCGGCGGCCTGCTGGGCGTGAACCAGGGCTCCGTCGAGGAGCCCCGCATGATCAAGCTGACCTACTCCCCCGACGGGGCCGCCGGCCACCTCGGGCTCGTCGGCAAGGGCATCATGTACGACTCGGGCGGCATCAGCCTCAAGCCCAGCGACCCGATGCACCTGCTGATGAAGATGGACATGGGCGGCGCGGCCGCGGTCCTCGGCGCGTTCACGGTGCTGCAGGGCCTCGGCGTCGCGGCGAAGGTCACCGGCTGGCTGATGTGCACCGACAACATGCCGTCGGGCACCGCCTACAAGCTGGGCGACGTGCTCGTCGCGCGGGACGGCACCACCGTCGAGGTGAAGAACACCGACGCCGAGGGTCGCCTGGCGATGATGGACGGCATCGCGCTGGCCAACGAGGACGGCGTCGACGCGATCATCGACATCGCGACGCTCACCGGCGCCGCGCTGATGGCGCTCGGCCAGGCCACCGCCCCGGTGTTCGCGAACGACGACCGCATGGCGGCCCTCGTCGAGGGCGCCGCCGAGGCGACGGGCGAGTCCGTGTGGCGGCTCCCGCTCGAGCGGAAGTACCGCCCGCAGCTGGACTCCGACATCGCGGACATCTCCAACCTCGGCGGCAAGTACGCCGGGGCGACGACCGCGGCCCTGTTCCTGGACCACTTCGTCCGCGACACCCCGTGGGCGCACCTCGACATCGCCGGCACGATGCAGACCGAGCGCGACGACTCGTGGCGCACCGCGGGCGCGACCGGCTTCGGCGCGCGCCTGATCGCGGCCGCAGCGGCCGACTTCCGGCCGCTGGGCTGAGCCTCGATGGATCCGATCGTCGCGACGTTCGCGATCCTCGCCCTGGCGATCGTCGCGTTCGCGAGCAACAGGGTGCCGCTCGGCATCGTCGCGGTCGGGGTCTCGCTCGCGCTGTACTTCACGGGCGTCCTGACGTTCCCGCAGGCGCTCGCGGGGTTCGGCGACCCGACGGTGCTGTTCATCGCCGCGCTGTTCATCGTCAGCGAGTCCCTGGACTCGACGGGCGTGACGGCGTGGGCGGGACAGAAGGTGATCGGCGCCGCCGGCACCGGCCGCACCCCGCTGCTGATCGTCGTGTGCCTGCTCGTCGCGGTGCTCACGGCGCTGATCAGCGTCAACGGGGCGGTGGCGGCGCTGCTGCCGCTGGTGGTGGTCGTCGCGAGCGCGGCTGGCATCGCCCCGTCGCAGCTGCTCCTGCCGCTCGCGTTCGCGGCGCACGCGGGCTCGATGCTGCTGCTGACCGGCACGCCGGTGAACATCATCGTGTCCGACGCCGCGCGCGAGGCGGGCGGGCGGCCGTTCGGCTTCTTCGAGTTCGCTCTGGTCGGGCTGCCCCTGCTGGTCGGGACCGTCCTGATCATCGTGGTGTTCGGCCGCGCGCTGCTGCCCGTGCGCTCCGGGGCCGTCATGCCCACCGACCTCAGCCGCCTCACCCGTCGGCTGAAGAACCACTACGCCGTCACGACGGAGACCGAGACGCTCATCGGCCGCACCGAGGGCGTCAGCGAGGTGGTCGTCGCGCCGCGTTCGCACCTGATCGGCACGACGATCTTCCCCGGCATGGCGACCCCGAGCGGCGACCTCGTCGTGCTGTCGGCCCGCCGCGGCGACCAGGTGCTGCACGACGCGGAGATCACCCTCCACGCCGGCGACGCGCTGCTGCTGCAGGGCTCCTGGGACGACCTCGCCCGCCACACCGAGGCGAGCGACAGCGTGATGGTCGTCGACGCGCCCAGCACCCTGCGCCGGTCGGTCCCCCTGGGCAAGGGGGCCTCGCGGGCGATCGTGATCCTCGGCCTGATGGTCCTGCTGCTCGCCACGGGGCTCGTCCCGCCGGCCGCCGCGGCGATGCTCGCCGCCGTCGCGCTGGTCCTGACCGGCGCCGTCGGCGTGAACCAGGCCTACCGATCGATCTCCTGGACCACCGTCGTGCTGGTGGCGGGCATGATCCCGCTGTCGACGGCGTTCCTCTCGACGGGCGCCGCCGACCTCGTCGCGGGCTGGCTGATCTCGCTGGTGGGCGACTCGGGCGCGACCGTCGCGCTGCTCGCCATCGTCCTCCTGACCATCGTGCTCGGGCAGGTCATCAGCAACACGGCGACGGTGCTGATCGTCGCGCCGATCGCGATGGCCGTCGCCTCGGGCCTCGACGTCTCCGTCCAGCCGTTCATGATGGCCCTGACCGTCGCGGGCGCCGCGTCGTTCCTCACGCCGATCGCCACCCCGGCCAACCTGATGGTCATGAAGCCGGCCGGCTACTCGTTCGGCGACTACTGGAAACTCGGCCTCCCGCTCGCCGTGCTCTTCGCCGTCGTCGCGGTCTGGTACGTCCCGCTCATCTGGCCGTTCTGACCTGGAGTCGGGGCATCGCTGATCGCAGCAGAACCCTGCGGGACTCATGGATCGACACAGCATGGCGCGCGACTACCACGCCGCGCGAAGGCGACTTCGCCACTCTCGCATCGCCCCAGCGCAGAAGCAGTGGGGCGACGTGCATTACTGAGGCGATGCGAGAGCGACCAGCCG is from Tessaracoccus palaemonis and encodes:
- a CDS encoding leucyl aminopeptidase family protein, translating into MTRSPNKLIPADFAVLPGLDALEAISLTAGSPAADAEAVGYTVFADGDVPAALGLDRGALTRAGFDAAVGKTLIIPTGDGPELVAVGAGAAADLDSAKLRDLAAAFVRAASRVGTLGLVVGAVPVAGVSAAAAIAEGAALARYRYTVLKSDPKHVPLASLTVAIDGASADDVTSGLKAGLLGARAGVVARDVTNTPPGHLTAVDLADISEALGERFGFDVETFDKAALIELGCGGLLGVNQGSVEEPRMIKLTYSPDGAAGHLGLVGKGIMYDSGGISLKPSDPMHLLMKMDMGGAAAVLGAFTVLQGLGVAAKVTGWLMCTDNMPSGTAYKLGDVLVARDGTTVEVKNTDAEGRLAMMDGIALANEDGVDAIIDIATLTGAALMALGQATAPVFANDDRMAALVEGAAEATGESVWRLPLERKYRPQLDSDIADISNLGGKYAGATTAALFLDHFVRDTPWAHLDIAGTMQTERDDSWRTAGATGFGARLIAAAAADFRPLG
- a CDS encoding SLC13 family permease, whose translation is MDPIVATFAILALAIVAFASNRVPLGIVAVGVSLALYFTGVLTFPQALAGFGDPTVLFIAALFIVSESLDSTGVTAWAGQKVIGAAGTGRTPLLIVVCLLVAVLTALISVNGAVAALLPLVVVVASAAGIAPSQLLLPLAFAAHAGSMLLLTGTPVNIIVSDAAREAGGRPFGFFEFALVGLPLLVGTVLIIVVFGRALLPVRSGAVMPTDLSRLTRRLKNHYAVTTETETLIGRTEGVSEVVVAPRSHLIGTTIFPGMATPSGDLVVLSARRGDQVLHDAEITLHAGDALLLQGSWDDLARHTEASDSVMVVDAPSTLRRSVPLGKGASRAIVILGLMVLLLATGLVPPAAAAMLAAVALVLTGAVGVNQAYRSISWTTVVLVAGMIPLSTAFLSTGAADLVAGWLISLVGDSGATVALLAIVLLTIVLGQVISNTATVLIVAPIAMAVASGLDVSVQPFMMALTVAGAASFLTPIATPANLMVMKPAGYSFGDYWKLGLPLAVLFAVVAVWYVPLIWPF